Below is a window of Bremerella alba DNA.
GTGCGCGCCCTTTCTCAATTGGCTCACGTCGGTTAGCTGAGGACCATTGACCACCAGCTTCCACCCCTTGTCGATGATTGCCAGGTGCTCGGACGATGGCCCCGATTGCCCGTGGTACGAAAACCACGGCCTGCTGACAACGGTCGATCCGGGTTCCTCCAAAACGGATGTCAAATCGATACCATCAATCGGCTTCTCGGTGAAATTAGCACATTGCCCACCAGCAACTGCGACCAATGTGGGAAGGATGTCGATGTAGCCACAAACAACTTCAGTCGATCGCCCCGCAGCGATCTTTGCAGGCCAACGAACGCACGCTGGCACGCGAATTCCCCCTTCAAACACCGTTAGCTTCGACCCTTTCAATGGTTTGTTAATGCCTCGCAATTTACCTACGCCGCCATTGTCGCTGAAGAACCAGACAACCGTGTTTTCCGATTCGCCAGAGGCTTCCACAGAATCCAGGATCCGCCCGATACCTTCATCCATGCGGCCGATCATCGCCTTATAGATCTCTCGATGTTTGTTATCTCGCCCCGTCACTTCTGACAAATTCCCATATAGCTCGATGGCATCGTCGGGGGCCTGAAACGGAGAATGCGGTGCGTTGAATGGCACATAGCAGAAATACGGAGCATCTGACGCCGCGGACTGTTTGATCCACTTTGCTGCAGCGTCAGCAATCAGATCGGTTGCGTACCCCTTTTCGTCGAGAGCATCATATCCAACATGCCAGTCCCGCACGTCATCTCTTGATAGGTCGAAGTAATCGATGGCACCGTTGTAGTGGCCGTGAAAATGCGTGAAGCCTTGCGCCAGAGGGTGCCACTTCGCCCGGCGATGTCCCAAATGCCACTTGCCGAAGATCCCCCGATTCTCGTAACCAAGAGTCGACAACATCTCTGCTAGGGTCACCTCCGAGGTTGGCAGTCCGAAGTCTCGGTAAGGCGGAATCACTGCTCGAGCACAGCCGAATCGAATCGGGTAACGTCCGGTCAACACCCCTGCCCGCGTCGGAGAACACATCGGTGCGACGTAAAACCGGTTCAAGGTGATTCCACTGGCAACGAGAGAATCGATGTGCGGCGTCAGGAATTCCTTGTTTTGGTATCCAACAGAGTTCCAACCGAGATCATCGGCGAGAATCACCACGATGTTGGGTAACAGATCAGGCGTAGCCGCGCGCCGCGAAGCAGTCGAGGACTGCTCGTCTGCAGAGGCATCGCAAAAGAGTAAAGCGATCACAATTCCAACCGCAGAACAAGCACGTATAAACATAAGGGAATATCTCGCAGAAGGAGCGAAAATGAGGTGATCTTATTGTAGATACTCAATACGCCCCTGCCATGCGTTTCCTTCTTCGTCCCGGCATGAATTCAAGCGAATGGCAACCCAAGCGTACCTTTTGCGGTCCTTACCAACAAAGGACTAATTCCGATTGAGGGAACTTTCACTATTTGTTTAGGCCGTCTACGAATAACGGCATTCACTGCCGAAACCCCTTATAATTCAAACCCTTTTCATGCTGTCGCTATTCTTCTTAATACTCGCGCCGTCATTTAACCATTTCTCTAGCCCGGGAATTTCGCCATGAATTCGCTACTCCATTCTTTTGCATGGGCGTTCCTCATCGTTTGGACTGTCGAAGTCGCTCACGCGGCAGACAAATCACCGAACGTGTTGATGATCTGCATCGACGACCTAAATGACTGGACAGGGTTCTTGGAAGGTCATCCAGCCGCCCAGACACCACACATGGATTTATTGGCCCGTCAGGGGCGGGTATTTACCAATGCACACTGTGCCGTTCCCGTTTGTACCGCTTCGCGAATAAGTGTTATGTCTGGTTTGGCCGCCACGACACACGGCAGTTACGAACTGGGGCCCTCGTATGAAGAATTGCCCAAATTGGCCGGTGTCCCCACACTGCAGCAGTCTTTCCACGACAACGGTTACTACACTCTGACCGGCGGCAAGGTGCTGCATCATGGATTTCGAGGAAACCTTGCGTCATCTATTGATCGATCGCTGCAGGTCCGAGCAGGCGGCCCGAGACCAAAGCAGCCGCTAAATTTGCCCGATGGATGGAGCCGGGCTTGGGATTGGGGAGCTTTTCCAGAGAAGGATGCAGGTATGTTTGATACCCAGTTGGCGACCAAGGCAGCCGCGGCGTTGCAAGAAGACTTCCAGCGACCGTTCTTCATGTCAGTCGGCTTCTTTCGTCCCCACGTACCGCTGCACGTCCCACCAAAGTGGTTCGCCCTTTACGACGAGCAGTCGCTCTCGTTACCGAACAATCCCTTGGCCGATTTGAACGATGTGCCAGAGAACTTTCTCACTATCAATCAGCACGTCGCTGCACCGACGCAGTCAGAAGTTGAGGAGACCGGATCGCAACGAAGTTTAACGCATGCCTACCTCGCATCGATCAGCTATGTGGATCATTGCGTGGGCATTGTGTTGGATGGCCTCGCATCGAGTCGCTATGCCGATAACACAATCGTATTGCTATGGAGCGATCACGGGTTTCATCTGGGCGAGAAACAACATTGGGCCAAGCGAACACTATGGGAAGAATCGACGAGAGTTCCTCTCTTGGTTTCCGGTCCTGGCATTAAACCGGGTCCGGCTTGCGATGAAGCAGTGAGCCTGATCGATATCTTTCCTACGCTTGTTGAGTTATGCGAACTGCCGAACAACCCGCGACTAGAAGGCGTTTCGCTATCGCCACAACTCGCTGATCCGAAGACCCCGCGCGAACAACCGGCGATTACATCGTCGTATTTCGGGAATCATTCTATCCGAAACCGCGACTGGCGACTTATCGTTTACCGTAACGGACACGAGGAATTGTACGACCACCGGTCCGATCCGGATGAATTCGACAATCTTCAAGGCGATCCGGCATACCAAGCCGTACGGGACAAACTAGCACGTTGGTTGCCGCGCGACGCCACACCAGAAGTCAAATCGCTATCGGAACTAACTCCGCGCGTGAAGTGATTAAGCAGAGCGACTCTTAAACGGCACCTCATAACAAGACTTTATGAAATAGCGCTCCGAGGAGTTGCCGCAGTGCTAAGCGATCTCAGTAAGACCTCGTACCACGTCTCGCCATCGCCCGCGCAAAGGAAAACTATTTTATTGATTCAACGAAAAGGATTTGATAGGTTTCAACTACACCTACAGCGATTTCACATGAATCCCACCTGAAACTCGCATCTCTTCTGCCCAGGATTCCAACTATGAAGCTAACACGGAGCTCCTCCTGCGGATCGATGCTTGTCGGGCTCGCAATTGCTCTGGCTTTCACCTGCTTCGTGCCGCAGGTTATTGCGGCTGAGTTGTACCAGACAATCGATCATCAAATTGCCAAACAAGCTGGCGGTCCGGTGGCTGGACCCGCCGATGACGCGGAGTTTCTGCGGCGTATTTTTATTGACCTTACCGGAAAGCTGCCCACGCCCGCCAAGGCGAGAGAGTTCCTTGCCGACAATGACAAGTCCAAGCGGCAGGCTTTGATCGACGAACTGCTTGCCAGCGATGACTTCCCCCGACGCATGCAAGAGGCCTTCACGGCCATGTTGCTCGAACGCCGCACTGATACCAAAGTTCCCGATGCCGATTGGGAAAGATATCTCCGCGAGTCCTTCGCCAAGAACAAGCCGTGGAACCAACTTGTAAGCGAGTTGCTGTTTGTTGATGAAAATGAAGAGAATCTCCTGCCGGCCACAAAGTTTTTTCTGGTCGCCGGCCGCAATGATGAGAATCTAAGAACCGAGGACGTGTCTCGCCTGTTCTTGGGGCGAGACATCACCTGCTCGCAGTGTCACGATCATCCGGATGTTGCCGACTACTCTCAAGATGAATACTTCGGTTTATTCACCTACCTAAAAGAAAAACCGGCGGAAGCGACGATCGAATACGAGTCGGTCTTCAGGCCGGGCACGCACACAACGGGTCCGCGATTGCCTGGTGGCGAGGAGTTGAAGATTCCCACATTTGTGAAGGACCAACAAGAGAATGCCGCGAAATACCGTCCACGACTTCTCTTATCACGCAATCTTCCGACAGCGGATAACAAGCTGTTTGTTCGCAATAGCGTCAACCGATTTTGGTTCTTGATGATGGGCCGTGGTCTGGTGCATCCACTGAACCTTCACCACGAGGACAATCCGCCTTCGCATCCAATCCTGCTCGATGCATTGGCAACTGAATTTGTGGCCCACAATTTCGACGTGAAGTGGCTGCTCCGCCAAATCGCTTTGAGTGAAAGCTATCAACGCAGCAGTCTGTTGCCCGAGGGAGTGGAGTTGAAAGAGGCCCCGCCGCAACTCTACCGCATGGCCATTCTCAAACCACTGACACCCGAACAGATGGGCTGGTGCGTTGCCGGTGCAAGCGGCAATCTCGCTTGGTTGCTGAAGACCCCCGTGCCGAAAGATTCCGAGTTCTCACACTTCAACTACATCAATGGCCGTGTCGATCAGTTCCCCGAGAATTTTCCCGATGTGATGAAGCTGTTTGTCGGCGTGTACAGCAATCCGCCAGGCGAAGCCGAAGTCGACTTCACACCGTCAATGGGGCATGCCTTATTCTTAATGAACGATCAAGGAGTGCTTGATTGGCTGAAGCCCAAGTCAGGCAATCTGGTCGAGCGTCTATCGAAGCTAAAGGACTCGGCAGCAGTGGCAGACGAACTCTACCTGAGCGCACTAACGCGAACACCTACAGAGGAAGAATCGGACGAAGTTGCCGAGTACCTGACTCAACATGCAGAACGGCGTACCGAAGCGTGCGGCGAATTAGTCTGGGCGTTGATCTCGTCCGCGGAATTTCGGATGAATCACTAGCACCGCAGGAATCGATATTCGGAACAGCACGATGAAACGCAATTTCGCTTGCAACAGCCTCGAACACGACCTTTCACGACGGCAAATGCTAGGTACGTTGGCTGGGACGGCTGCCGGGACCCTTGGCATGGGGGCACTTTTGCAGCCCGCTCTGGCTGAGAAGATCAAATCGCAGGGCAAGCAGGTGCTGTTTATCTGGCTCGACGGCGGCATCAGCCAATTAGAAAGTTGGGATCCAAAACCAAACACCGAATTCGGAGGCCCCTTTCGCGCGATCCCCACCTCCGTGCCCGGTGTGCACTTCAGCGAGTTGGTACCCGAGACGGCCAAAAGGATGGATAAACTAGCGGTTATTCGCAGTATGTGCACGAAAGATCCCAACCACTCTACCGGCGTACCGCGTATGCAACGCGGCGACCCACAAAATCGTGGAGTGACTTATCCGTTTATCGGCTCGGCGCTGGCAAAGTTGATGCCGCCGGTCAAAAATGACTTACCCCCTTATATGCACATCAAGCCCGGTCGCGGCGGTTACATGTGGAAGGACGCCGGCTTTCTCGGGGCAAAGTACGGCGCGTTGGCCCTAGGGGACGGCAAACCACCGATCCATATTCATCGGCCCGACTCTATCAACAACGCGGTGGAATCTGCCCGTGGTAATTTACGGCGGAAGATTAATAATCGTTTTCGCCAAGGTCGTGCGGATTCAGAAGTCGACGCGTACGAGTATTCCTATCAGGTCGCCGAGAAGCTGATGAATCGCAAGGAGCTATTCGACGAATCGCTCCTGCCTCCTAAGGATATCGAGCGGTACGGCACACATCCACTGGGCCGGCACTTGCTGCAAGCACGGCGACTGCTGGAGGCAGGCGTTCAGTTCGTCAAAGTTACGTCGTATCACTGGGACACGCACGGCGACAATTTTAATATGCACCTGAATCTTGTACCGCAGATTGACCGCCCCTTCGCAGCCATGATCGACGATCTCAACGACCGTGGCATGTTAGATAACGTACTGGTCGTACTCATGTCGGAGTTTGGCCGCACGCCCAAGATTAACACCCGGACAGGCCGCGACCATTGGCCGGAAGCCTGGTCGATGGTGCTGGCCGGTTGCGGTATTCAACGGGGCGCGGTCGTCGGCGAGACGACGTCCAATGGCGCCTGGGTTGATTCGCAGCCGTACGACATCGGTCACCTGTTTCATACAATTTTCCACACGATGGGAATTGACGCTAAGGAGACCGAGTACGTAAACGACGACCAGCCTCTGCCGATTGCCCACGACGACTGCAGCAAGATTGCCGAGGTACTTTCCTAATGGCCGATACTAGCCCCACTTTCGATCCAACTAAGATATGGGAATCACAATCCTTCGAGCACGATCGCATTTTGACCGTTTGCGCCTTCAGCCCCTGTGGAAAGTTTGCCGTCGCCGGAGCGCAACACGAAGACTTGCAACGTTGGGAGCTTTCTAGCGGCCAGCGAAGCCCTCTTACGGCACATCGCAGTTGGGTGATGGCCTTGGCATTTCATCCCGACGGGAAGCGGTTGCTAACCGGCGACTACCACGGCGTCGTGCATTGTTGGGCCTATGCCGATGCCACGCCCAAGCCACAGTGGACAATTCAAGACACCGGCCACGGCTGGGTGCGAGATATGGCCATTAGTCCCGATGGCAGGCATCTTTTGACGACCGGAATTGACACACGGGTCAAGTTGTGGTCGCCTGAAGGAGGTCAGGCAATTCACGAATTTGCAGGCCATGAGCATCATGTCTTTAGTCTGACGGTGGCCCCCGACAGCAAGACCTTTTACAGCGGCGATCTACTCGGCAAGGTTCACCACTGGGATCTTGCCAGCGGTAAACTGCTGCGAACCATTGACGCGAGCGCATTGCACGAGCGAAAAGACAATTACTTGTCTGATGTCGGCGGAGTAAAGCGACTGGCCATCTCACCTGATGGCAAACTACTGGCATGTAGCGGAATGACCGATGCCAACGGGAATACGTTCTGCGTCGGCAAAGCGGCCGTCTTGCTGTTTGACTTGGCTACCGGCAAGCTCAAGCAGACGTTGCGGCCCAAAACTAAAATGGACGGTCCGCTAGAGGGGCTCTGCTTCCTGTCGGATGGAACCATCGCCGCCCAAGGACAACTGCTGCACAGCGCCACGTCAATCGAATTCTGGAAGCCCGACTCGGCGACTCCCTATCACGTAATCAAAGCCCCTACCGGCTACAGCCTGCATATGCATCCCGACAAGCTCCGCCTAGTCTCGGCCTGCTACGAAGCAAATGGCCGCACGGGCAACGGTCGCAACGCGGATAAGAATGAATACGTGAGCAACAACGGCGCCTTGAAGATCTATAGCCTGTTCGAAAAGCCGAAGGAAGAAAACGCCACAACGAAGTCGTAGCACGATGTTTTCACCTGAAACCGTGTTGCTGAAGCAGCTTACGAAGATAGGCCCAGCGTTGAAAATCGTCTCGTTCAATCGCTTTAATTCTCATGAAATACATGCCGTTTCGGAGTGAACGCCCCCGCCGATTAAGACCATCAAGACAGCACGAAAGATCAGTGCGAATTTAGCAAGTTATGATCCATGAGACCGGAACTTTGGCGTCAACGCACTGTCTGCATCAGCATCTTCATTAAACTTATTTAGGATTTTGACGTTTCACGTACAGGTAATACGCTCCACAAATTTCATCTCCGTTTTCATCTAACAGATAAGACTGAATCTCGATCGGCCCTGCTGGCAGGGTTTGCTGGCTTACGAAGGCCGTTTGAGCCTGATTCGGCTTGGCAATGGGTATGATATTGTCACCAATTCGGAGTTTTGCTTGCTGGATCGGCAGTGCTGCCCCAGCGATGAAGGTCCCGTCGGTAACCTGCTTGGGAGGACAACCCTCAGCGAGTTTCAGTTCGCTCTCACGTGGCCAGCGTCGCAGCTCGAATTTGTAGACTCCAGGCTGATCGATCTGAACGTGCCAAGCACCATTCTTACGATCACCGCGACGAATCTGAATCTGCTGGTCGACGAATACGTCGAGCCATTCGCAACCCGAGAGAAGCATCGGATTTTCAGCGTCATGTCCCACGATCACACGCTGTGGCTCTAGCACATCGTGTCGGACACCTTCCCACCACTGCTGCAGATGGGCCCTCATTTTGGCAACCACTTCAGGATTGTCAGCTGCCACATTCTGATCTTGGTGCAAATCGACGTCAACGTTGTATAGCCTTCGATTTTCAAGTAGCCGCCAATGCTTCCACATGACACACGCACCATTACGATGTGGAATGGCAGGGTTTCCCTTCGTGTATCTCACCCTTGCACCGGGCATTCGGCTGTAGTTGATCACCAAGATTCGGTCTGCGAGGGTAATCGAATGATCATCGATCACTGGTCGCAGGCTAATCCCATCGAGCTTCGGCGGTAAGTGCTGCTCGATTCCGCATAGGTCTGCCAGCGTTGGCATGAGATCTTGCACGTGACAGAGCGTGTCAACTTCGCCTGGAGTGTCGATTCCCGAGGGCCAGCGCATGAAGCAAGGAACCCGATGACCACCTTCCCACAATGTCGTTTTGTTACCTCGCATTTGGGCATTGAAATAGTGAATGCCCATCGTGCTGCCATTGTCCGTTAAGAATACGACGATCGTGTTCTCCTTGAGCCCGGTCTTTTCTAGAAACTGATCTAAGCGGCCGACGTTGTCATCGATATTGGCTCCCATAGCCAGGAAGCTGACAAGGTCTTCCTTGCGTTGGGGATCAAGCGACTTAACCACCTCTGGGTTAGCACGCATGGCATCGCGAATTGACTCCCGATAAGAATCAGGCACGAACCAAGGCCAGTGGGCCGCGTTGGTAGCAAGGAAGGCGAAAAAGGGGCGGTCATCTTGTTGGTTATCTGCCCACTTCATAGCTTCTCGAAAAAAGACATCCGTGCAGTATCCTTCGTACTTTTCTCGCTTGGTATTGTGAATGTAGGTGTCCGCGAAGTAATCGTTATCCCAGTAATCAGGTACACTATTGATATGCGACGAAGGGAACCATACGGCCTCTTCAAATCCGCGGTCTTCGGGACGAAACGGATAGTTGTCTCCCAGATGCCATTTGCCAAAAAGCCCGGTTCGATAGCCAGATTCTTGAAACACATTCGCTATCGTTTTCAGTTCGGGCCGAAGCAAAGTTCTACCGCTGCTGACGTTGATCGCACCGTTTCGAAACGCATCTAGACCACTCACAAATTGGCCCCGTGTTGGCGTGCACATGGGCGAAACATGGAAGTCAGTAAAGCGAACGCTATCCTTGGCCAGGCGATCTAGATTCGGCGTGCTCGTAATAGGATTGCCGTGACAGGAGAATTCACCGTAGCCCTGATCGTCTGTCATGATGACGATCACGTTTGGACGTTGGCCAGCACTAATGACACCAGGCACCAACATCGCGATCCAGGAAACTACACTGGCAGCCAGGAGGGCAATTATTCTCATAACCATTCACTTTCTCTAATCGACGAGGTAGCTCAGAAGGTACATCGAGTTTATTAACGGGCTCGTAGTGACAAAAATGAAATAGTCGCTTCTCATTTCCGAAACCGACTTCGAAGCGCGTCTACTAGAACGGCGACGACAATCACACTTCCCGTAATGATTTGTTTATTCGCATCGGACACCCCAACTTGGGCTAATCCGGTTTGCAGTACAGAAATGATCAACACGCCGATAAACGAACTAATAACGCTGCCACGACCGCCCATCAAACTGGTTCCGCCAATCACGCAGGCAGCGATCGCCGACAACTCTAAGCCAATCGCAGCGTTCGGATCTGAACTTGAGAGGCGCGAAGTCTGTGCAATGCCGGCCAAGCCACATAGGAGGCCACTCAGGGTAAACACCGCGATGGAATAGGGAGCCGTTCGAATGCCAGACATCCGCACGGCTTCTTCGTTCGTCCCAATGGCCATGCAATAGCGACCGAAAACTGTTCGTGAAAGCAGAAATTGTCCAGCCAGCACGGCCACCAAGGCAAGTAAGAAGGCCGGCGACAATTGCAGGTAAGGGACAGGATCGCCAATTACTTCAACCTTCGCCCCGATGTAC
It encodes the following:
- a CDS encoding ABC transporter permease — its product is MNSKSIRAMLVQYGGLCVVLFIMVGVFSALSENFLQRATFTSIANQIPDLTLVAVGMTFILVVGGIDLSVGSILALSSAVLGALMVDAGWPLWAAIPICLLTGALCGLFNGSVSVGFRIPSFIVTLGMLEIARGATKVVTDSQTKYIGAKVEVIGDPVPYLQLSPAFLLALVAVLAGQFLLSRTVFGRYCMAIGTNEEAVRMSGIRTAPYSIAVFTLSGLLCGLAGIAQTSRLSSSDPNAAIGLELSAIAACVIGGTSLMGGRGSVISSFIGVLIISVLQTGLAQVGVSDANKQIITGSVIVVAVLVDALRSRFRK
- a CDS encoding DUF1501 domain-containing protein yields the protein MKRNFACNSLEHDLSRRQMLGTLAGTAAGTLGMGALLQPALAEKIKSQGKQVLFIWLDGGISQLESWDPKPNTEFGGPFRAIPTSVPGVHFSELVPETAKRMDKLAVIRSMCTKDPNHSTGVPRMQRGDPQNRGVTYPFIGSALAKLMPPVKNDLPPYMHIKPGRGGYMWKDAGFLGAKYGALALGDGKPPIHIHRPDSINNAVESARGNLRRKINNRFRQGRADSEVDAYEYSYQVAEKLMNRKELFDESLLPPKDIERYGTHPLGRHLLQARRLLEAGVQFVKVTSYHWDTHGDNFNMHLNLVPQIDRPFAAMIDDLNDRGMLDNVLVVLMSEFGRTPKINTRTGRDHWPEAWSMVLAGCGIQRGAVVGETTSNGAWVDSQPYDIGHLFHTIFHTMGIDAKETEYVNDDQPLPIAHDDCSKIAEVLS
- a CDS encoding sulfatase, with product MNSLLHSFAWAFLIVWTVEVAHAADKSPNVLMICIDDLNDWTGFLEGHPAAQTPHMDLLARQGRVFTNAHCAVPVCTASRISVMSGLAATTHGSYELGPSYEELPKLAGVPTLQQSFHDNGYYTLTGGKVLHHGFRGNLASSIDRSLQVRAGGPRPKQPLNLPDGWSRAWDWGAFPEKDAGMFDTQLATKAAAALQEDFQRPFFMSVGFFRPHVPLHVPPKWFALYDEQSLSLPNNPLADLNDVPENFLTINQHVAAPTQSEVEETGSQRSLTHAYLASISYVDHCVGIVLDGLASSRYADNTIVLLWSDHGFHLGEKQHWAKRTLWEESTRVPLLVSGPGIKPGPACDEAVSLIDIFPTLVELCELPNNPRLEGVSLSPQLADPKTPREQPAITSSYFGNHSIRNRDWRLIVYRNGHEELYDHRSDPDEFDNLQGDPAYQAVRDKLARWLPRDATPEVKSLSELTPRVK
- a CDS encoding DUF1549 domain-containing protein; translation: MKLTRSSSCGSMLVGLAIALAFTCFVPQVIAAELYQTIDHQIAKQAGGPVAGPADDAEFLRRIFIDLTGKLPTPAKAREFLADNDKSKRQALIDELLASDDFPRRMQEAFTAMLLERRTDTKVPDADWERYLRESFAKNKPWNQLVSELLFVDENEENLLPATKFFLVAGRNDENLRTEDVSRLFLGRDITCSQCHDHPDVADYSQDEYFGLFTYLKEKPAEATIEYESVFRPGTHTTGPRLPGGEELKIPTFVKDQQENAAKYRPRLLLSRNLPTADNKLFVRNSVNRFWFLMMGRGLVHPLNLHHEDNPPSHPILLDALATEFVAHNFDVKWLLRQIALSESYQRSSLLPEGVELKEAPPQLYRMAILKPLTPEQMGWCVAGASGNLAWLLKTPVPKDSEFSHFNYINGRVDQFPENFPDVMKLFVGVYSNPPGEAEVDFTPSMGHALFLMNDQGVLDWLKPKSGNLVERLSKLKDSAAVADELYLSALTRTPTEEESDEVAEYLTQHAERRTEACGELVWALISSAEFRMNH
- a CDS encoding sulfatase-like hydrolase/transferase; the protein is MFIRACSAVGIVIALLFCDASADEQSSTASRRAATPDLLPNIVVILADDLGWNSVGYQNKEFLTPHIDSLVASGITLNRFYVAPMCSPTRAGVLTGRYPIRFGCARAVIPPYRDFGLPTSEVTLAEMLSTLGYENRGIFGKWHLGHRRAKWHPLAQGFTHFHGHYNGAIDYFDLSRDDVRDWHVGYDALDEKGYATDLIADAAAKWIKQSAASDAPYFCYVPFNAPHSPFQAPDDAIELYGNLSEVTGRDNKHREIYKAMIGRMDEGIGRILDSVEASGESENTVVWFFSDNGGVGKLRGINKPLKGSKLTVFEGGIRVPACVRWPAKIAAGRSTEVVCGYIDILPTLVAVAGGQCANFTEKPIDGIDLTSVLEEPGSTVVSRPWFSYHGQSGPSSEHLAIIDKGWKLVVNGPQLTDVSQLRKGAHLIRLFHLEQDLNETNNLAREKPKKVNQLAEQLVDHRALQPPDAVLPYGIGQAGFVPPPLWSLDPTDPDQLVGRHETAASK
- a CDS encoding arylsulfatase, which translates into the protein MRIIALLAASVVSWIAMLVPGVISAGQRPNVIVIMTDDQGYGEFSCHGNPITSTPNLDRLAKDSVRFTDFHVSPMCTPTRGQFVSGLDAFRNGAINVSSGRTLLRPELKTIANVFQESGYRTGLFGKWHLGDNYPFRPEDRGFEEAVWFPSSHINSVPDYWDNDYFADTYIHNTKREKYEGYCTDVFFREAMKWADNQQDDRPFFAFLATNAAHWPWFVPDSYRESIRDAMRANPEVVKSLDPQRKEDLVSFLAMGANIDDNVGRLDQFLEKTGLKENTIVVFLTDNGSTMGIHYFNAQMRGNKTTLWEGGHRVPCFMRWPSGIDTPGEVDTLCHVQDLMPTLADLCGIEQHLPPKLDGISLRPVIDDHSITLADRILVINYSRMPGARVRYTKGNPAIPHRNGACVMWKHWRLLENRRLYNVDVDLHQDQNVAADNPEVVAKMRAHLQQWWEGVRHDVLEPQRVIVGHDAENPMLLSGCEWLDVFVDQQIQIRRGDRKNGAWHVQIDQPGVYKFELRRWPRESELKLAEGCPPKQVTDGTFIAGAALPIQQAKLRIGDNIIPIAKPNQAQTAFVSQQTLPAGPIEIQSYLLDENGDEICGAYYLYVKRQNPK
- a CDS encoding WD40 repeat domain-containing protein, giving the protein MADTSPTFDPTKIWESQSFEHDRILTVCAFSPCGKFAVAGAQHEDLQRWELSSGQRSPLTAHRSWVMALAFHPDGKRLLTGDYHGVVHCWAYADATPKPQWTIQDTGHGWVRDMAISPDGRHLLTTGIDTRVKLWSPEGGQAIHEFAGHEHHVFSLTVAPDSKTFYSGDLLGKVHHWDLASGKLLRTIDASALHERKDNYLSDVGGVKRLAISPDGKLLACSGMTDANGNTFCVGKAAVLLFDLATGKLKQTLRPKTKMDGPLEGLCFLSDGTIAAQGQLLHSATSIEFWKPDSATPYHVIKAPTGYSLHMHPDKLRLVSACYEANGRTGNGRNADKNEYVSNNGALKIYSLFEKPKEENATTKS